From the genome of Methylocystis bryophila, one region includes:
- the ftsH gene encoding ATP-dependent zinc metalloprotease FtsH translates to MNPQIRNIALWTIIGLLVAALVLLFHEPSQRSSIRDITFSELLTQIDQGRVHDVTISGNEITGHFADNRPFQTFAPNDPSLVQRLQSKNVQISARPLGEGGGWMMTLLVNGLPLLAFLGVWIFLSRQMQGGMGGRAMGFGKSKAKLLTESQGRVTFEDVAGVDEAKEDLQEIVEFLRDPQKFQRLGGRIPRGVLLVGPPGTGKTLLARAIAGEANVPFFTISGSDFVEMFVGVGASRVRDMFEQAKKNAPCIIFVDEIDAVGRHRGAGLGGGNDEREQTLNQLLVEMDGFEANEGIILIAATNRPDVLDPALMRPGRFDRQINVPNPDFIGREKILKVHARKVPLAPDVDLKVVARGTPGFSGADLMNLVNEAALLAARRSKRIVTKAEFEDSRDKILMGAERRTLMMTDEEKRLTAYHEGGHALVSLNMKGSVPIHKATIIPRGRALGMVQSLPERDEISQSYEQLVAMLAMGMGGRVAEELVFGHDNVTSGAASDIQMCTRVARSMVTQFGFSDELGTVAYADPQQEQFLGYSLGRQVTLSEATQQTIDAEVRRLVSEGYESAKRILTEKRRQLDVIANALLEFETLTGEELKGLLEGKVPTREDQPPSPAQPRGSVPSSPNRGETGLGGAEPQPA, encoded by the coding sequence ATGAACCCGCAAATTCGCAACATCGCCCTGTGGACAATCATCGGTCTGCTCGTCGCAGCCCTTGTCCTACTCTTCCACGAGCCCAGCCAACGCTCCTCGATCCGCGACATCACGTTTAGTGAGCTTTTGACCCAGATCGATCAGGGTCGGGTTCATGACGTGACGATTTCGGGCAACGAGATCACCGGTCATTTCGCCGACAACCGGCCGTTCCAGACCTTTGCGCCGAATGATCCCAGTCTCGTGCAGCGGCTGCAAAGCAAGAACGTGCAGATCAGCGCCCGCCCTCTGGGCGAGGGCGGCGGCTGGATGATGACCCTCCTCGTGAACGGTCTGCCGCTTCTGGCCTTTCTGGGCGTCTGGATCTTCCTTTCGCGTCAGATGCAGGGCGGCATGGGCGGCCGGGCCATGGGCTTTGGCAAGTCGAAGGCGAAGCTTCTGACCGAGTCGCAGGGCCGCGTGACCTTTGAGGACGTCGCCGGCGTCGACGAGGCCAAGGAGGATTTGCAGGAGATCGTCGAGTTCCTGCGCGATCCGCAGAAATTCCAGCGGCTCGGCGGCCGCATTCCGCGCGGCGTGCTGCTCGTCGGTCCGCCCGGCACCGGCAAGACGCTGCTCGCGCGCGCCATTGCGGGCGAGGCGAATGTCCCCTTCTTCACGATCTCGGGCTCGGACTTCGTCGAGATGTTCGTGGGCGTCGGCGCCTCGCGCGTGCGCGACATGTTCGAGCAGGCCAAGAAGAACGCGCCCTGCATCATCTTCGTCGACGAGATCGACGCGGTGGGCCGCCATCGCGGCGCGGGGCTTGGCGGCGGCAATGACGAGCGCGAGCAGACGCTCAATCAGCTGCTCGTGGAGATGGACGGCTTCGAAGCCAATGAAGGCATCATCCTGATCGCCGCGACGAACCGTCCGGACGTGCTCGATCCGGCGCTGATGCGTCCGGGCCGCTTCGACCGTCAGATCAACGTGCCGAATCCGGACTTCATCGGCCGCGAGAAGATCCTGAAGGTTCATGCGCGCAAGGTGCCTTTGGCGCCGGACGTGGATCTGAAGGTGGTGGCGCGCGGCACGCCCGGCTTTTCGGGCGCGGATCTGATGAATCTCGTCAATGAGGCGGCGCTGCTCGCGGCGCGGCGTTCGAAGCGCATCGTGACCAAGGCCGAGTTTGAGGACTCGCGCGACAAGATCCTGATGGGCGCGGAGCGGCGCACGCTGATGATGACGGATGAGGAGAAGCGCCTCACCGCCTATCACGAAGGCGGGCATGCGCTGGTGTCCTTGAACATGAAAGGCTCCGTGCCGATCCACAAGGCGACGATAATCCCACGCGGCCGCGCGCTTGGCATGGTGCAGTCGCTGCCCGAGCGCGACGAGATCTCGCAAAGCTACGAGCAGCTCGTCGCGATGCTCGCAATGGGAATGGGGGGGCGCGTCGCCGAGGAGCTCGTGTTCGGACACGATAATGTCACTTCGGGCGCCGCGAGCGACATCCAGATGTGCACTCGAGTGGCTCGGTCGATGGTGACGCAGTTCGGATTCTCCGACGAGCTCGGCACGGTGGCCTATGCGGATCCTCAGCAGGAGCAGTTTCTCGGCTATTCGCTCGGCCGGCAGGTCACCTTGTCGGAGGCGACTCAGCAGACGATCGACGCCGAGGTGCGCCGCCTCGTGTCGGAGGGCTATGAGTCGGCGAAACGCATTCTGACCGAGAAACGCCGACAGCTCGACGTGATCGCCAACGCGCTGCTCGAATTCGAGACCCTGACCGGCGAAGAGCTCAAGGGCCTCCTCGAGGGCAAGGTTCCGACGCGGGAGGACCAGCCGCCGTCCCCCGCCCAACCCCGCGGTTCGGTGCCCTCCTCGCCGAATCGCGGCGAGACCGGATTAGGCGGCGCCGAGCCGCAGCCGGCCTAA
- the tilS gene encoding tRNA lysidine(34) synthetase TilS codes for MLSLTSADALLAPLAEETALLLAVSGGPDSIALMLLAAAWSLRARVRIVVATVDHGLRAASREEALFVGGEAQALGFEHRLLLWAGEKPSTRLQERAREMRYALLADCAAEIDPRCAIVTAHHADDQAETILFRLCRGSGGAGLAGMSAVSTLLVHSARSQRASKSVRLLRPLLEAPKAALEAICAEAGRAYVTDPSNLDPRFARGRLRSLAATLAAEGLDRDALLRLGRRAARAEAALRHCAAEVEAGARIEGDAAPARFKAEALRGAPDELLMRLIERQVAHFGLAPRLDRLERASQRVAGALARREAARMTLAGALIDVDEDFLSFRPAPPRSRHM; via the coding sequence ATGCTGAGCCTGACTTCGGCGGACGCGCTGCTCGCGCCGCTCGCCGAAGAAACGGCCCTGCTGCTCGCGGTCTCGGGAGGACCCGACTCCATCGCGTTGATGCTGCTCGCAGCCGCCTGGTCGCTGCGCGCAAGGGTCCGCATCGTCGTCGCGACGGTAGACCATGGCCTGCGCGCAGCTTCCCGCGAGGAAGCCCTTTTCGTGGGCGGGGAGGCCCAAGCGCTCGGTTTCGAGCATCGGCTGCTCCTCTGGGCCGGCGAAAAGCCCTCGACGCGGCTCCAGGAGCGCGCGCGAGAAATGCGCTATGCGCTGCTGGCCGACTGCGCCGCCGAAATCGACCCGCGCTGCGCGATCGTCACGGCGCACCATGCCGACGATCAGGCGGAAACGATCCTTTTCAGGCTTTGCCGGGGAAGCGGCGGCGCCGGGCTCGCCGGCATGAGCGCCGTATCGACGCTCCTGGTCCACTCTGCTCGCTCGCAGCGCGCGTCGAAAAGCGTCCGGCTCCTACGCCCCCTTCTGGAGGCGCCCAAGGCGGCGCTCGAGGCGATCTGCGCCGAGGCCGGCCGGGCTTACGTCACCGATCCGAGCAACCTCGACCCGCGCTTCGCACGCGGACGCCTTCGCTCGCTCGCGGCGACGCTCGCCGCAGAGGGGCTCGATCGGGACGCGCTGCTGCGCCTGGGCCGCCGCGCGGCGCGGGCCGAAGCGGCGCTGCGACATTGCGCCGCGGAGGTGGAGGCCGGCGCGCGTATTGAAGGCGACGCGGCGCCGGCGCGCTTCAAAGCCGAGGCGCTGCGGGGAGCGCCGGACGAGCTTCTGATGCGTCTCATCGAGAGGCAGGTCGCCCATTTTGGCTTGGCCCCGCGCTTGGATCGGCTCGAGCGCGCATCGCAACGCGTCGCAGGCGCTCTGGCGAGACGCGAAGCGGCGCGCATGACACTCGCGGGCGCGCTGATCGATGTTGACGAGGATTTCCTGAGCTTTCGCCCGGCGCCGCCACGCAGCCGACACATGTAA
- the ybgF gene encoding tol-pal system protein YbgF, translated as MLIPRAIGAILLVFVGVIAAPRATEAQYLNRSAPDGYDVGEPAGPDRDSVLINRVDRLERELRKATGQIEELQHQVQGLEEQLRARPESAALPAPASAPVAGRPQTAPVGGSRDAFDPAANPTAAGAPRPLGQTTPSAPLTPSDTARTGSRDPGAPMDLTPPGLQGAPSATRPAAEASPASMKEEYEQAAALMQQQQYEAAERALTAFLAKYPKSKYVPAATFGLGESFFLRSRFREAAEKFLDIKKKHPQSAQTPEALLRLGQSLAEIGAHEEACQSFADIGASYPQSPARVRESAVREIKKHQC; from the coding sequence ATGCTCATCCCCCGCGCCATTGGCGCAATACTCCTCGTCTTCGTCGGCGTCATCGCCGCTCCGCGCGCAACCGAGGCGCAATATCTGAACCGGTCTGCGCCCGATGGTTATGACGTCGGCGAACCGGCCGGCCCCGATCGGGATTCTGTTCTCATCAACCGCGTCGATCGACTCGAGCGCGAGCTGCGCAAGGCTACGGGGCAGATCGAGGAACTCCAGCATCAGGTTCAGGGGCTCGAAGAGCAACTCCGCGCGCGCCCGGAGTCCGCAGCCCTTCCCGCCCCCGCCTCTGCCCCCGTCGCAGGCCGGCCGCAGACTGCCCCCGTCGGCGGATCGCGCGACGCCTTCGACCCCGCCGCCAACCCTACCGCCGCAGGCGCCCCGCGGCCGCTCGGCCAAACGACGCCTTCGGCCCCGCTGACCCCGAGCGATACGGCGCGAACGGGCTCACGCGACCCGGGCGCGCCGATGGACCTGACCCCGCCCGGCTTGCAGGGTGCTCCGTCCGCGACGCGGCCGGCGGCGGAAGCCTCGCCTGCGTCGATGAAGGAGGAATACGAGCAAGCCGCGGCTTTGATGCAGCAGCAGCAATATGAAGCCGCCGAGCGCGCGCTGACGGCATTTCTCGCGAAATATCCAAAGAGCAAATATGTCCCGGCGGCGACCTTTGGCCTCGGAGAGAGCTTCTTCCTGCGCTCCCGCTTCCGGGAGGCGGCTGAAAAATTCCTGGACATCAAAAAGAAGCACCCGCAGTCGGCGCAAACGCCGGAAGCGCTGCTCCGTCTGGGTCAGTCGCTGGCCGAGATCGGCGCCCATGAGGAGGCCTGCCAGTCCTTCGCCGACATCGGCGCGAGCTATCCGCAGTCTCCGGCCCGAGTGCGTGAATCGGCGGTGCGTGAGATCAAAAAGCACCAATGCTGA